Proteins encoded by one window of Polyodon spathula isolate WHYD16114869_AA chromosome 16, ASM1765450v1, whole genome shotgun sequence:
- the h6pd gene encoding GDH/6PGL endoplasmic bifunctional protein: MIPWKALSGLLLLVSSLQQQTWAKESKGHVSVVIVGATGDLARKYLWQGFFQLYGEQVSSGHSFSFYGAALSEPEKGNPAMSEILKGLACPADVAPERCALLKDQFLKLSQYRQLQTAEHYAALNAEIQEQLKQEGLVEAGRLFYLSVPPFSYADIADKINSSCRPYPGVWLRVVLEKPFGHDYESALQLSKDLKKFLKEEEMYRIDHYLGKQAVTQILPFRHENRKFLDPIWNRHHIERVEIVMKETVDAKGRTHFYNQYGVIRDVIQNHLTEILTYVAMEIPVNRSSSEEILKSKLKLFGSLQRLGKGSTVIGQYQAYNSEVNEELNRTAEHISITPTFAGVAVHIENSQWDGIPFILTSGKALDERVSYVRVLFRNQVFCTQNVLSVHCKPKQIIFHIGQGNLKYPAFLVSKNLFKPQLPLSGWKEVTEYVNVSMFGQPLSEYYVYTPVAQMDAYAVLISHIFQAKRDSFVSTENLLASWNFWTPLLDGILHEYPRAYPGGADNANLLDFELQGKKVSFVHEAVVLLSPVQGGASSESFQITQGKYRTNEMVSAWAEELVSRLALDLHMAAEEAVKQSGQFHLALSGGSSPIALFQRLVLHHYTFPWKETHLWMVDERCVSLTDRGSNFKNLHDNLLQHIRVPYFNIHPMPVLVNQRLCVEEDGGPESYEKEMSRLINGTSLDWVLLGVGDDGHTASLFRGCKFDTLENKLVALTESPFKPHQRMSLTFSAINKAKNVRVIVLGKGKHEMVTQLSRVKDDPKKWPITGVKPSNGKLVWYIDYEALLG; the protein is encoded by the exons ATGATCCCATGGAAGGCTTTGTCTGGTCTGCTGCTGCTCGTCAGCTCCCTGCAGCAGCAGACCTGGGCGAAGGAATCGAAGGGCCACGTTTCGGTGGTGATAGTCGGGGCCACGGGAGACCTGGCCAGGAAGTATCTGTGGCAGGGCTTCTTCCAGCTCTACGGGGAGCAGGTGAGCAGCGGGCACAGCTTCAGCTTCTACGGTGCAGCCCTTTCCGAGCCCGAGAAGGGCAACCCGGCCATGTCTGAGATCCTCAAGGGGCTGGCTTGCCCAGCCGACGTTGCCCCCGAAAGGTGTGCCTTACTGAAAGACCAGTTCTTGAAACTGTCTCAGTATCGGCAGCTGCAGACAGCAGAGCACTACGCCGCTCTCAATGCCGAGATCCAGGAGCAGCTGAAGCAGGAGGGGCTGGTGGAAGCAGGCAGGCTGTTCTATTTGTCTGTGCCGCCCTTCAGCTACGCGGACATCGCCGATAAGATCAACAGCAGCTGCCGGCCGTACCCCGGTGTCTGGCTGAGGGTGGTGCTGGAGAAACCCTTTGGGCACGACTATGAAAGCGCCCTGCAGCTCTCCAAGGATCTCAAGAAGTTCCTGAAAGAGGAGGAGATGTACAGGATAGACCACTATCTGGGAAAGCAG GCTGTTACTCAGATTCTTCCATTTAGGCATGAAAACAGAAAATTCTTGGATCCTATATGGAATAGGCATCATATTGAGAGAGTGGAAATAGTCATGAAGGAAACTGTGGATGCAAAAG GTCGCACTCACTTTTATAACCAGTACGGTGTCATTCGGGATGTGATTCAGAATCACCTGACGGAGATCCTGACGTACGTTGCCATGGAGATCCCAGTTAACAGAAGCAGCTCCGAAGAGATTCTTAAAAGCAAACTGAAGCTCTTTGGGTCTTTACAGAGGCTTGGTAAAGGAAGCACAGTGATTGGCCAGTACCAGGCCTACAACTCCGAGGTCAACGAGGAACTGAACAGGACCGCAGAGCACATAAGCATCACTCCAACTTTTGCGG GTGTTGCGGTGCACATTGAAAATTCCCAGTGGGATGGCATCCCGTTCATACTGACCTCGGGCAAGGCTCTGGATGAGAGAGTTTCGTACGTTCGTGTCCTCTTCAGGAACCAGGTGTTCTGCACCCAAAACGTTTTGAGTGTCCACTGTAAGCCCAAGCAAATCATCTTCCACATCGGCCAGGGCAATTTAAAATACCCAGCTTTTCTGGTCAGCAAAAATCTTTTCAAACCTCAGTTGCCATTGAGTGGGTGGAAGGAGGTCACTGAATATGTGAATGTCAGCATGTTTGGTCAGCCGTTATCGGAGTACTATGTCTATACTCCTGTGGCACAGATGGATGCCTATGCTGTGTTGATATCTCACATCTTTCAGGCCAAGCGGGACAGTTTCGTGAGCACTGAGAACCTGTTGGCGTCATGGAATTTTTGGACGCCGTTGCTTGACGGCATATTGCACGAGTACCCTCGTGCTTATCCAGGTGGAGCGGATAACGCAAACCTGCTGGACTTTGAACTTCAAGGTAAGAAGGTTTCATTCGTTCATGAAGCTGTGGTGCTGTTGTCTCCCGTCCAAGGCGGAGCGTCTTCTGAGAGCTTTCAGATCACCCAGGGGAAGTACAGAACGAACGAGATGGTGTCAGCCTGGGCTGAAGAGCTCGTGTCAAGGCTGGCTTTAGATCTTCATATGGCTGCGGAAGAAGCAGTGAAACAGAGCGGCCAGTTCCACTTGGCTCTTTCTGGAGGGTCCAGCCCCATCGCTTTGTTTCAGAGGCTTGTGCTGCACCATTACACGTTCCCTTGGAAGGAGACTCATTTGTGGATGGTGGATGAACGCTGTGTCTCGCTAACTGACCGAGGCTCGAACTTTAAGAACCTTCATGACAACCTTCTTCAGCACATCAGGGTCCCCTACTTCAACATCCACCCCATGCCGGTCCTTGTGAATCAAAGGCTTTGCGTCGAGGAGGACGGCGGACCCGAGTCTTATGAGAAGGAAATGTCCAGGTTAATAAACGGCACGAGCTTGGATTGGGTTCTGTTGGGGGTCGGAGACGACGGTCACACGGCCTCGCTGTTCCGGGGCTGCAAGTTCGACACGCTTGAAAACAAGCTGGTAGCCTTGACGGAAAGCCCATTCAAGCCCCATCAGAGGATGAGCCTTACTTTCTCTGCCATCAACAAAGCCAAAAACGTACGAGTCATAGTGCTGGGGAAGGGAAAGCACGAAATGGTAACGCAGCTAAGCAGGGTGAAAGATGATCCGAAGAAGTGGCCAATAACTGGAGTGAAACCATCCAACGGGAAGCTGGTGTGGTACATTGATTATGAGGCTCTTCTGGGGTAA